A window of the Streptomyces albireticuli genome harbors these coding sequences:
- a CDS encoding phospho-sugar mutase translates to MERDLIAQAKTWLAEDPDPETREELARLIDAGDTTELSARFGGTLQFGTAGLRGELGAGPLRMNRAVVIRAAAGLAAYLKKQGHTGGTVVIGYDARHKSADFALDTAAVMVGAGLKAALLPKPLPTPVLAFAIRHLGAVAGIEVTASHNPPRDNGYKVYLGDGSQIVPPADAEIAAEIASIESLADVPRPSAGWETLRETIVEAYLERTDAVLTNGSARDVRVVYTPMHGVGRTVLTAAFERAGFPAPTVVAEQAEPDPDFPTVAFPNPEEPGAMDLAFATAREAAPDIVIANDPDADRCAVAVPDPESVEGWRMLRGDEVGALLATHLVHKKAQGTFTTTIVSSSLLSHIAAAAPGADYEETLTGFKWLARVDGLRYAYEEALGYCVDPEGVRDKDGITAALLVAELAAELKESGRTLTDLLDDLAVEHGLHATDQLSVRVQDLSLISDAMRRLREQPPTVLAGLQVSSAEDLAKGSEALPATDGLRYHLAGDAAGEVSGARVIVRPSGTEPKIKCYLEVVVPVASAIALTDARARATEVLAAIKSDLSRAAGI, encoded by the coding sequence GTGGAGCGAGACCTCATCGCCCAGGCCAAGACGTGGCTCGCCGAGGACCCCGACCCCGAGACCCGCGAAGAGCTCGCCCGGCTCATCGACGCCGGGGACACCACCGAGCTGAGCGCCCGCTTCGGCGGCACCCTCCAGTTCGGCACCGCCGGCCTCCGCGGCGAGCTCGGCGCCGGCCCCCTGCGCATGAACCGCGCCGTCGTCATCCGCGCGGCCGCCGGCCTCGCCGCGTACCTGAAGAAGCAGGGCCACACCGGCGGCACGGTCGTCATCGGCTACGACGCCCGCCACAAGAGCGCCGACTTCGCCCTCGACACCGCGGCCGTCATGGTCGGCGCCGGCCTGAAGGCGGCCCTGCTGCCCAAGCCGCTGCCCACCCCGGTCCTCGCCTTCGCGATCCGCCACCTCGGCGCGGTGGCCGGCATCGAGGTGACCGCCAGCCACAACCCGCCGCGCGACAACGGCTACAAGGTCTACCTCGGCGACGGCTCCCAGATCGTGCCCCCGGCCGACGCGGAGATCGCCGCCGAGATCGCGTCGATCGAGAGCCTGGCCGACGTGCCCCGCCCGAGCGCCGGCTGGGAGACCCTCCGCGAGACGATCGTGGAGGCCTACCTTGAGCGCACGGACGCGGTCCTGACCAACGGCTCCGCCCGGGACGTCCGCGTCGTCTACACGCCCATGCACGGCGTCGGCCGCACCGTCCTGACCGCCGCCTTCGAGCGGGCCGGCTTCCCCGCGCCGACCGTGGTCGCCGAGCAGGCCGAGCCGGACCCGGACTTCCCGACGGTCGCCTTCCCGAACCCGGAGGAGCCGGGCGCGATGGACCTGGCGTTCGCCACGGCCCGCGAGGCCGCGCCGGACATCGTCATCGCCAACGACCCGGACGCGGACCGCTGCGCCGTCGCGGTCCCCGACCCGGAGTCGGTCGAGGGCTGGCGCATGCTGCGCGGCGACGAGGTCGGCGCGCTGCTGGCGACGCACCTGGTCCACAAGAAGGCCCAGGGCACCTTCACGACGACGATCGTGTCCTCGTCGCTCCTCTCCCACATCGCGGCGGCCGCGCCCGGCGCGGACTACGAGGAGACCCTGACGGGCTTCAAGTGGCTGGCCCGCGTGGACGGCCTGCGCTACGCCTACGAGGAGGCGCTGGGCTACTGCGTCGACCCCGAGGGCGTGCGCGACAAGGACGGCATCACGGCCGCCCTGCTGGTGGCCGAGCTGGCCGCCGAGCTCAAGGAGTCCGGCCGCACGCTGACGGACCTCCTCGACGACCTGGCCGTCGAGCACGGCCTGCACGCCACGGACCAGCTCTCGGTGCGGGTCCAGGACCTGTCGCTGATCTCGGACGCGATGCGGCGCCTGCGCGAGCAGCCGCCGACGGTGCTGGCCGGCCTCCAGGTCTCCTCGGCCGAGGACCTGGCGAAGGGCTCGGAGGCGCTGCCGGCGACGGACGGCCTGCGGTACCACCTGGCCGGCGACGCGGCGGGCGAGGTGTCGGGCGCGCGCGTCATCGTCCGCCCGAGCGGCACCGAGCCGAAGATCAAGTGCTACCTGGAGGTCGTGGTCCCGGTCGCGTCGGCGATCGCGCTGACGGACGCCCGGGCGCGGGCGACGGAGGTCCTGGCGGCGATCAAGTCGGACCTGTCGCGCGCGGCGGGCATCTGA
- a CDS encoding PH domain-containing protein, producing the protein MTSPDDSSAPRSPQEPDAYAERCYRSPSGIATGVLLLGLAAWLGGDAIARGADRTPWLALAGLLCAVPLIIAFTVRPAVWAGADRLLVRNPFRTITLPWSRVDGVRAGYSSEVLADGAKYQLWSIPVSLRKRKAAARRQNQAVAEGISGASVTAAGTDQGVKAPSDQVMDDLRELAERNAGREGAQGAVTVRWAYEVIAPAVVGFVLLVVLFATG; encoded by the coding sequence ATGACGAGCCCGGACGACTCCTCCGCCCCACGGTCCCCACAGGAACCGGACGCCTACGCCGAGCGCTGCTACCGCTCGCCCTCCGGCATCGCCACCGGCGTGCTGCTCCTCGGCCTCGCCGCCTGGCTGGGCGGCGACGCGATCGCGCGCGGCGCCGACCGTACGCCCTGGCTCGCCCTGGCCGGACTCCTCTGCGCCGTGCCGCTGATCATCGCCTTCACCGTCCGGCCCGCCGTCTGGGCGGGCGCCGACCGGCTCCTCGTCCGCAACCCCTTCCGCACCATCACGCTCCCGTGGAGCCGCGTGGACGGCGTGCGCGCCGGCTACTCCAGCGAGGTGCTGGCCGACGGCGCCAAGTACCAGCTGTGGTCGATCCCGGTCTCCCTGCGCAAGCGGAAGGCCGCCGCCCGGCGGCAGAACCAGGCCGTGGCCGAGGGCATCTCCGGGGCCTCCGTGACCGCCGCCGGCACCGACCAGGGCGTCAAGGCGCCCTCGGACCAGGTGATGGACGACCTCCGGGAGCTCGCCGAGCGGAACGCCGGGCGGGAGGGCGCGCAGGGCGCCGTGACGGTGCGCTGGGCCTACGAGGTGATCGCGCCGGCCGTGGTGGGGTTCGTGCTGCTCGTGGTGCTGTTCGCGACCGGGTGA
- the deoC gene encoding deoxyribose-phosphate aldolase encodes MPTTVPAHGNDAAGRLTELADVTASDSALRRFLHGLPGVDAVGLEARAASLGTRSIKTTAKAYAIDLAISMIDLTTLEGADTPGKVRALAAKAVNPDPTDRTTPRTAAVCVYPDMVATAKAALTGTDVKVASVATAFPAGRAALPVKLADTRDAIAAGADEIDMVIDRGAFLAGRYMDVFEEIRAVKAECADKARLKVIFETGELSTYDNIRRASWIGMLAGADFIKTSTGKVAVNATPSNTLLMLEAVRDFRALTGVQVGVKPAGGIRTTKDAVKFLVLVNETVGEDWLDNHWFRFGASSLLNDLLMQRQKLSTGRYSGPDYVTVD; translated from the coding sequence ATGCCCACCACAGTTCCCGCACACGGCAATGACGCCGCGGGGCGGCTGACGGAGCTGGCGGACGTGACCGCCTCCGACAGCGCGCTGCGCCGCTTCCTGCACGGCCTCCCGGGCGTCGACGCGGTCGGGCTGGAAGCCCGCGCCGCGTCCCTCGGCACCCGCTCGATCAAGACCACGGCGAAGGCGTACGCCATCGACCTGGCGATCTCGATGATCGACCTGACGACGCTGGAGGGCGCGGACACCCCCGGCAAGGTCCGGGCGCTCGCCGCGAAGGCCGTCAACCCCGACCCGACCGACCGGACGACGCCGCGCACCGCGGCCGTCTGCGTCTACCCCGACATGGTGGCCACCGCGAAGGCGGCCCTGACCGGCACGGACGTGAAGGTCGCGTCCGTCGCCACCGCGTTCCCCGCCGGCCGCGCCGCGCTGCCGGTGAAGCTCGCGGACACCCGGGACGCGATCGCGGCCGGGGCCGACGAGATCGACATGGTCATCGACCGCGGCGCCTTCCTGGCCGGCCGGTACATGGACGTGTTCGAGGAGATCCGCGCCGTCAAGGCGGAGTGCGCCGACAAGGCCCGGCTCAAGGTGATCTTCGAGACCGGTGAGCTGTCGACGTACGACAACATCCGCCGCGCCTCCTGGATCGGGATGCTCGCGGGCGCCGACTTCATCAAGACCTCGACGGGCAAGGTGGCGGTCAACGCCACGCCGTCGAACACCCTGCTGATGCTGGAGGCCGTGCGCGACTTCCGCGCGCTCACCGGCGTGCAGGTCGGCGTGAAGCCGGCCGGCGGCATCCGCACCACCAAGGACGCGGTCAAGTTCCTGGTCCTGGTCAACGAGACGGTGGGCGAGGACTGGCTGGACAACCACTGGTTCCGGTTCGGTGCCTCCAGCCTCCTGAACGACCTGCTGATGCAGCGGCAGAAGCTGAGCACCGGCCGCTACTCCGGTCCCGACTACGTCACGGTGGACTGA
- a CDS encoding aldehyde dehydrogenase family protein: MSFTYAPAPESRSVVDIAPSYGLFIDGEFTEATGGKVFKTVSPSSEEVLSEVAHGSAEDVDRAVKAARKAFEKWSALPGSERAKYLFRIARIIQERSRELAVLETLDNGKPIKETRDADLPLVAAHFFYYAGWADKLDHAGYGANPRPLGVAGQVIPWNFPLLMLAWKIAPALATGNTVVLKPAETTPLSALFFADICRQAGLPKGVVNIVTGDGTTGAALVAHEGVNKVAFTGSTAVGKAIARTVAGSDKKLTLELGGKGANIVFDDAPIDQAVEGIVQGIFFNQGQVCCAGSRLLVQESIQDELLDSLKRRLSTLRLGDPLDKNTDIGAINSAEQLARITELADSGEAEGAERWAPACELPSAGYWFAPTLFTNVTQAHRIAREEIFGPVLSVLSFRTPDEAVAKANNSQYGLSAGIWTEKGSRMLAVASKLRAGVVWANTFNKFDPTSPFGGFKESGFGREGGRHGLEAYLDV; encoded by the coding sequence ATGTCTTTCACTTACGCACCCGCGCCCGAGTCGCGTTCGGTCGTCGACATCGCGCCGTCCTACGGCCTGTTCATCGACGGCGAGTTCACCGAGGCCACCGGCGGCAAGGTCTTCAAGACCGTGAGCCCCTCCTCCGAGGAGGTGCTCTCCGAGGTCGCGCACGGCTCCGCCGAGGACGTGGACCGCGCCGTGAAGGCGGCCCGCAAGGCGTTCGAGAAGTGGTCCGCGCTGCCGGGCTCCGAGCGCGCCAAGTACCTCTTCCGCATCGCCCGGATCATCCAGGAGCGCAGCCGCGAGCTGGCCGTCCTGGAGACCCTGGACAACGGCAAGCCGATCAAGGAGACCCGCGACGCGGACCTCCCCCTGGTCGCCGCGCACTTCTTCTACTACGCGGGCTGGGCCGACAAGCTCGACCACGCGGGCTACGGCGCGAACCCCCGCCCGCTGGGCGTCGCGGGCCAGGTCATCCCCTGGAACTTCCCGCTCCTGATGCTGGCGTGGAAGATCGCCCCGGCGCTGGCGACGGGCAACACGGTCGTGCTGAAGCCGGCCGAGACCACCCCGCTCTCCGCGCTGTTCTTCGCGGACATCTGCCGCCAGGCGGGCCTGCCCAAGGGCGTCGTCAACATCGTCACGGGTGACGGCACCACGGGCGCCGCGCTCGTCGCGCACGAGGGCGTGAACAAGGTCGCGTTCACCGGCTCCACGGCGGTCGGCAAGGCCATCGCCCGTACGGTCGCCGGCTCGGACAAGAAGCTCACGCTGGAGCTGGGCGGCAAGGGCGCCAACATCGTCTTCGACGACGCGCCCATCGACCAGGCCGTCGAGGGCATCGTCCAGGGCATCTTCTTCAACCAGGGCCAGGTCTGCTGCGCGGGCTCCCGCCTGCTGGTCCAGGAGTCGATCCAGGACGAGCTGCTGGACTCCCTCAAGCGCCGTCTGTCGACGCTGCGCCTGGGCGACCCGCTGGACAAGAACACCGACATCGGCGCGATCAACTCCGCCGAGCAGCTGGCCCGGATCACCGAGCTGGCCGACAGCGGCGAGGCCGAGGGCGCCGAGCGCTGGGCCCCGGCGTGCGAGCTGCCCTCGGCGGGCTACTGGTTCGCGCCGACGCTGTTCACCAACGTCACCCAGGCCCACCGGATCGCCCGCGAGGAGATCTTCGGCCCGGTGCTGTCGGTGCTGAGCTTCCGCACCCCCGACGAGGCGGTCGCCAAGGCGAACAACTCGCAGTACGGCCTCTCCGCCGGCATCTGGACGGAGAAGGGCTCGCGGATGCTGGCCGTCGCGAGCAAGCTGCGCGCGGGCGTCGTCTGGGCCAACACGTTCAACAAGTTCGACCCGACCTCGCCGTTCGGCGGCTTCAAGGAGTCGGGTTTCGGCCGCGAGGGCGGTCGCCACGGCCTGGAGGCGTACCTCGATGTCTGA
- a CDS encoding aldehyde dehydrogenase family protein — translation MSERLTVFKTYKLFVGGKFPRSESGRVYEVTDSKGNWLANAPQSSRKDARDAVVAARKAVGGWSGATAYNRGQVLYRVAEMLEGRKDQFVREVADAEGLSKAKAAAVVDAAIDRWVWYAGWTDKIGQITGSTNPVAGPFFNVSATEPTGVVAVLAPQESSFLGLVSVIAPAIATGNTVVVVASEKAPLPALSLGEVLATSDVPGGVVNILSGRTAEMAPTLASHQDVNAIDLAGADAEFAKELEIAAADNLKRVLRPRPADWTADPGTERMTAFLETRTVWHPTGSLGAGGSSY, via the coding sequence ATGTCTGAGCGCTTGACTGTCTTCAAGACCTACAAGCTGTTCGTCGGGGGCAAGTTCCCCCGGTCCGAGAGCGGGCGGGTGTACGAGGTGACCGACTCCAAGGGCAACTGGCTGGCCAACGCCCCGCAGTCCTCCCGTAAGGACGCCCGGGACGCGGTCGTCGCGGCCCGTAAGGCCGTCGGCGGCTGGTCGGGCGCGACCGCGTACAACCGCGGCCAGGTGCTCTACCGCGTCGCCGAGATGCTGGAGGGCCGCAAGGACCAGTTCGTGCGCGAGGTGGCCGACGCCGAGGGGCTGTCGAAGGCGAAGGCGGCCGCGGTCGTCGACGCCGCCATCGACCGCTGGGTCTGGTACGCGGGCTGGACCGACAAGATCGGCCAGATCACCGGCTCCACCAACCCGGTCGCGGGCCCGTTCTTCAACGTCTCCGCCACCGAGCCGACCGGCGTCGTCGCCGTGCTCGCGCCGCAGGAGTCGTCGTTCCTCGGCCTGGTCTCGGTGATCGCCCCGGCGATCGCCACCGGCAACACCGTGGTCGTGGTGGCCTCCGAGAAGGCCCCGCTGCCCGCCCTGTCGCTGGGCGAGGTGCTCGCCACGTCCGACGTCCCGGGCGGCGTCGTGAACATCCTGTCCGGCCGCACGGCCGAGATGGCCCCGACGCTGGCCTCGCACCAGGACGTCAACGCGATCGACCTGGCGGGGGCGGACGCGGAATTCGCCAAGGAGCTGGAGATCGCGGCGGCGGACAACCTGAAGCGCGTCCTTCGCCCGCGTCCCGCGGACTGGACCGCAGACCCGGGTACGGAGCGCATGACGGCGTTCCTGGAGACGCGGACGGTCTGGCACCCGACGGGGTCGCTGGGCGCGGGCGGCTCGTCGTACTGA
- a CDS encoding uridine kinase family protein, with the protein MRPNASHWCPVTPHLTPARVILLTGPSGSGKSSLAARTGLPVLNLDDFYKEGTDPTLPLLADGSGTDWDSPLSWDADAAVRAIDDLCRTARTDVPLYDISTSSRTGESALDIGRTPLFIAEGIFAADIIDRCRDLGVLADALCLRGRPGTTFRRRLVRDLREARKPVPTLIRRGLRLMRAERGIVARQTALGAHACAKEAAMGRIAAAAAGRREGVRV; encoded by the coding sequence ATGCGGCCCAATGCCTCACACTGGTGTCCCGTGACTCCCCACCTGACCCCCGCGCGCGTCATCCTGCTGACCGGCCCGTCCGGTTCCGGAAAGTCGTCCCTCGCGGCCCGCACCGGGCTGCCCGTCCTCAACCTCGACGACTTCTACAAGGAGGGCACGGACCCCACGCTCCCGCTCCTCGCGGACGGCTCGGGCACCGACTGGGACTCGCCCCTGTCGTGGGACGCGGACGCGGCCGTCCGCGCGATCGACGACCTGTGCCGCACGGCCCGTACGGACGTGCCGCTGTACGACATCTCGACCAGCTCGCGGACGGGCGAGAGCGCGCTGGACATCGGCCGCACGCCGCTGTTCATCGCCGAGGGAATCTTCGCCGCGGACATCATCGACCGCTGCCGCGACCTCGGGGTGCTCGCCGACGCCCTGTGCCTGCGCGGCCGGCCGGGCACCACCTTCCGCCGCCGGCTGGTGCGTGACCTGCGCGAGGCCCGCAAGCCCGTCCCGACCCTGATCCGCCGCGGCCTGCGGCTGATGCGCGCCGAGCGCGGCATCGTGGCCCGTCAGACCGCCCTCGGCGCCCACGCCTGCGCCAAGGAGGCGGCCATGGGCCGGATAGCCGCCGCGGCGGCGGGCCGCCGCGAGGGCGTACGGGTCTGA
- a CDS encoding SigE family RNA polymerase sigma factor, producing MNTLHSTTTSAVIRTRLHDAGRGPEKSGAVGGRGCARGTGRVRPPYMVAIDAITYGQTTGVPGENKGASRPGDAAGAGKTDRSDAEAAFTAYVQERRASLYATAYHLTGDRHEAEDLLQSALFSTYRAWDRISDKAAVGGYLRRTMTNLHISAWRRRKLNEYPTEELPETVGETDAMRGTELRAVLWQALARLPELQRTMLVLRYYEGRTDPEIAEILDISVGTVKSSIWRSLRRLRDDEVIGSGRGVSESFGELVA from the coding sequence ATGAACACACTGCACAGCACCACGACCAGCGCAGTCATTCGCACGCGCCTGCACGACGCCGGACGGGGCCCCGAGAAGTCCGGTGCCGTGGGCGGGCGGGGGTGCGCCCGCGGCACCGGACGTGTACGGCCGCCCTACATGGTGGCGATCGACGCGATCACGTACGGGCAGACCACGGGGGTCCCCGGGGAGAACAAGGGCGCGTCCCGGCCCGGCGATGCCGCCGGAGCGGGGAAGACGGACCGGTCGGACGCCGAAGCGGCGTTCACCGCCTACGTCCAGGAGCGCCGGGCCTCCCTGTACGCGACCGCGTACCACCTGACGGGCGACCGGCACGAGGCCGAGGACCTGCTCCAGAGCGCGTTGTTCTCCACGTACCGCGCCTGGGACCGCATCAGCGACAAGGCCGCGGTCGGCGGGTACCTGCGCCGCACGATGACCAATCTGCACATCAGCGCCTGGCGCCGGCGCAAGCTCAACGAGTACCCGACCGAGGAGCTGCCGGAGACGGTGGGCGAGACGGACGCGATGCGCGGCACCGAGCTGCGCGCCGTGCTCTGGCAGGCGCTCGCCCGGCTGCCCGAGCTCCAGCGCACGATGCTCGTCCTGCGCTACTACGAGGGCCGGACGGACCCGGAGATCGCGGAGATCCTGGACATCAGCGTCGGCACGGTCAAGAGCAGCATCTGGCGCTCGCTGCGCCGGCTGCGGGACGACGAGGTCATCGGCTCCGGCCGGGGCGTCTCGGAGTCCTTCGGCGAGCTGGTGGCCTGA
- the afsQ1 gene encoding two-component system response regulator AfsQ1, with protein sequence MPFLLLIEDDDAIRTALEFSLSRQGHRVVTAATGEDGLKMLREQRPDLIVLDVMLPGIDGFEVCRRIRRTDQLPIILLTARNDDIDVVVGLESGADDYVVKPVQGRVLDARIRAVLRRGERESSDSASFGSLVIDRSAMTVTKNGEDLQLTPTELRLLLELSRRPGQALSRQQLLRLVWEHDYLGDSRLVDACVQRLRAKVEDVPSSPTLIRTVRGVGYRLDAPQ encoded by the coding sequence GTGCCTTTCCTGTTGCTGATCGAGGACGACGACGCCATCCGCACGGCTCTCGAGTTCTCCCTGTCCCGCCAGGGTCACCGAGTGGTGACCGCGGCGACGGGCGAGGACGGTCTGAAGATGCTGCGCGAGCAGCGCCCGGACCTGATCGTGCTGGACGTCATGCTGCCCGGTATCGACGGTTTCGAGGTGTGCCGGCGGATCCGCCGCACCGACCAGCTGCCGATCATCCTGCTCACCGCGCGCAACGACGACATCGACGTCGTGGTCGGCCTGGAGTCCGGCGCGGACGACTATGTGGTCAAGCCCGTGCAGGGCCGGGTGCTGGACGCGCGGATCCGCGCGGTGCTGCGCCGCGGCGAGCGGGAGTCCAGTGATTCGGCGTCCTTCGGTTCGCTGGTCATCGACCGGTCCGCGATGACGGTCACCAAGAACGGCGAGGACCTCCAGCTGACCCCGACCGAGCTGCGGCTGCTGCTGGAGCTCAGCCGGCGGCCGGGCCAGGCGCTGTCGCGCCAGCAGTTGCTGCGGCTGGTCTGGGAGCACGACTACCTGGGCGACTCGCGCCTGGTGGACGCCTGTGTGCAGCGGCTGCGCGCCAAGGTCGAGGACGTCCCCTCGTCCCCCACCCTGATCCGTACGGTCCGCGGCGTCGGCTACCGCCTGGACGCCCCGCAGTGA
- a CDS encoding sensor histidine kinase — protein MRWISLRLRLMLVFALVALAAAVSASAIAYWLNRDAVLTRTQDAALDDFHKSLQDNTGSLPQNPTCQELQAAADRMAATSQKYEVLLISTSGRTACAAPSDRDLFTLKVVPESLQAAVNRERRVDDSNRYAYHLYWQRITLGGKPYLVGGAKVIGGGPTGYLLKSLENERADLNSLAWSLGIATGLALIGSALLAQAAASTVLRPVQRLGEAARRLGEGKLDTRLQVSGTDELADLSRTFNRTAESLEKRVEELSAREAASRRFVADMSHELRTPLTAITAVTEVLEDEADNLDPMIAPAVQLVVSETRRLNDLVENLMEVTRFDAGTARLVLDDVDVADQVTACIDARAWLDAVELDAERGIVARLDPRRLDVILANLIGNALKHGGSPVRVSVRPVDGSLRIDVRDHGPGIPEDVLPHVFDRFYKASASRPRSEGSGLGLSIALENAHIHGGEITAANSPDGGAVFTLTLPRDVSELTGGEPDRDRAEGSGE, from the coding sequence ATGCGGTGGATCAGCCTGCGGCTGCGGCTGATGCTCGTCTTCGCGCTGGTCGCGCTCGCCGCCGCGGTCTCCGCCTCCGCGATCGCGTACTGGCTCAACCGCGACGCGGTGCTCACCCGTACCCAGGACGCCGCGCTCGACGACTTCCACAAGTCGCTCCAGGACAACACCGGTTCGCTGCCGCAGAACCCGACCTGCCAGGAGCTCCAGGCCGCCGCCGACCGGATGGCCGCCACCTCGCAGAAGTACGAGGTGCTGCTGATCAGCACGTCCGGGCGCACCGCCTGCGCGGCCCCGTCCGACCGCGACCTGTTCACGCTCAAGGTCGTACCGGAGTCGCTCCAGGCCGCGGTGAACCGCGAGCGCCGGGTCGACGACTCCAACCGTTACGCCTACCACCTGTACTGGCAGCGCATCACGCTGGGCGGCAAGCCGTACCTGGTGGGCGGCGCGAAGGTGATCGGCGGCGGGCCGACCGGCTATCTGCTGAAGTCCCTGGAGAACGAGCGGGCCGACCTCAATTCGCTGGCCTGGTCGCTGGGCATCGCCACCGGCCTCGCGCTGATCGGCTCCGCGCTGCTGGCCCAGGCGGCCGCGTCCACGGTGCTGCGGCCCGTGCAGCGGCTCGGCGAGGCGGCGCGGCGGCTCGGCGAGGGCAAGCTGGACACCCGGCTCCAGGTGTCGGGCACCGACGAGCTGGCCGATCTCTCGCGGACGTTCAACAGGACGGCCGAGTCGCTGGAGAAGCGGGTCGAGGAGCTCAGCGCCCGGGAGGCGGCGAGCCGGCGGTTCGTCGCCGACATGTCGCACGAGCTGCGCACCCCGCTCACGGCGATCACCGCGGTGACCGAGGTCCTGGAGGACGAGGCCGACAACCTCGACCCGATGATCGCGCCGGCCGTGCAGCTGGTCGTCAGCGAGACCCGCAGGCTGAACGACCTGGTGGAGAACCTGATGGAGGTCACCCGCTTCGACGCGGGCACGGCCCGGCTGGTCCTCGACGACGTGGACGTCGCCGACCAGGTCACCGCCTGCATCGACGCGCGTGCCTGGCTGGACGCGGTGGAGCTGGACGCCGAGCGGGGCATCGTGGCCCGGCTCGACCCCCGCCGCCTGGACGTCATCCTCGCCAACCTCATCGGCAACGCCCTCAAGCACGGCGGCTCGCCCGTGCGGGTCTCGGTGCGCCCGGTGGACGGCTCGCTGCGGATCGACGTGCGCGACCACGGCCCCGGCATCCCCGAGGACGTCCTGCCGCACGTCTTCGACCGCTTCTACAAGGCGAGCGCCTCGCGGCCGCGCTCCGAGGGCAGTGGCCTGGGCCTGTCGATCGCCCTGGAGAACGCCCACATCCACGGCGGCGAGATCACGGCCGCCAACTCCCCGGACGGCGGCGCGGTCTTCACGCTGACGCTGCCCAGGGACGTGTCGGAGCTGACCGGCGGCGAGCCGGACCGCGACCGGGCCGAAGGGAGCGGGGAGTGA
- a CDS encoding VanZ family protein, with amino-acid sequence MQGHGYGGTPALRYRYRVAGCVLLVAHLLAVGWLALRPLTAPWVTAAHLEPLASLRADLALGPWEAVRAIGSGVLPLAPLGVLLPWARGRVAASSLGSLTRTVFTAAMISLGLQVVQSGVLGQVLDVDALLLDVTGVALTHLAVVPAVRARLRRRGDAGRPAARLPEETPQGLTPTIPRVRIAP; translated from the coding sequence GTGCAGGGTCATGGTTACGGCGGTACGCCCGCCCTCCGATACCGCTACCGCGTCGCGGGGTGTGTGCTGCTCGTCGCCCATCTCCTGGCCGTCGGCTGGCTGGCCCTGCGCCCGCTGACGGCGCCCTGGGTGACCGCCGCGCACCTGGAGCCGCTCGCGAGTCTCCGCGCCGATCTGGCGCTCGGCCCCTGGGAGGCGGTCCGTGCGATCGGTTCCGGGGTGCTGCCGCTGGCCCCGCTGGGGGTGCTGCTGCCGTGGGCGAGAGGCAGGGTCGCGGCCTCGTCGCTGGGCTCGCTGACCCGGACCGTGTTCACCGCCGCGATGATCTCGCTGGGGCTCCAGGTCGTGCAGAGCGGGGTGCTCGGCCAGGTCCTGGACGTGGACGCGCTGCTGCTGGACGTGACGGGCGTCGCGCTCACGCACCTGGCCGTGGTGCCCGCCGTAAGGGCCCGGCTCCGTCGCAGGGGTGACGCGGGGCGACCGGCGGCCCGCCTTCCGGAGGAGACCCCTCAGGGTCTGACCCCGACGATCCCCAGGGTCCGGATCGCCCCCTAG
- a CDS encoding PspC domain-containing protein, which translates to MSAPLVRPRNHRMIAGVCAGLAQRYGTSRTTMRVIFLVSCLLPGPQFLLYLALWLLLPNEKAAATSAQSW; encoded by the coding sequence ATGTCCGCTCCGCTGGTCCGGCCTCGCAACCACAGGATGATCGCCGGAGTCTGCGCGGGTCTCGCCCAGCGCTACGGGACGTCCCGCACCACGATGCGAGTGATCTTCCTGGTCTCGTGCCTGCTGCCCGGCCCGCAGTTCCTGCTGTACCTGGCGCTGTGGCTGCTGCTGCCGAACGAGAAGGCCGCCGCCACGTCGGCGCAGTCCTGGTGA